From the Exiguobacterium aurantiacum genome, one window contains:
- a CDS encoding HD family phosphohydrolase — protein MQQARHWTVATISVLFFLILGAILYFTVRPSIISVEPLGIAEQDIRSPITIEDRMATERLQQDAVNGVGSQFSLRREFADQQIAKVEQLFAAFEETEDETELSDIKNRLNSTEVNGFLGDDELNLLLEASENTRRTVEDVTVTALQEVMANRIETSSESIAEARDRAETLVDQSPLSLEFKAIANSLSDQLIVPNYVFDSEATREKEQQALDAVEPVIIQEGQLLVNQGEVVTREIYRKLELTGAIDPNRSFAPLFGAYLLSGLLTVGFLFMLIRSKIQQLLLRPKILITVYGLLLLQLGIFFGVGYIGIEFTTYAYVLAPTAFVVLLLRILVDERVALASALITMVAGSIVASFGQNTSFMTVVYFATGSFLAVFLVEPKIQRKRLFLSGVLLGIINIIMVLALLFLRNTLVTWEMVAYLSGFAITSALLSIVLTFGFLPFLEPWFGVLSSSRLIELMSPTHPLLRKLLMEAPGTYHHSMMVANLAESACEAIGADGLLARVASYYHDLGKTERPLHFIENQQNGINPHDRLTPEESADIIMAHPYDGADLLRRYKLPKEIIDIAEQHHGTSLLKFFYVKAKETRDVNESRFRYPGPKPQTREAAVVMIVDSIEAAVRSQKQPTPERIRQLVNAIIRDKLQDGQFEDCELTTKEVWRVGESACETLTGLFHERIEYPELKKEGELHANHFER, from the coding sequence ATGCAGCAAGCACGTCATTGGACGGTCGCGACGATCTCCGTCCTCTTTTTTCTCATTTTAGGCGCGATTCTCTATTTTACAGTGCGCCCATCCATTATTAGCGTTGAACCGCTCGGGATAGCCGAACAGGATATCCGCTCGCCCATCACGATTGAGGATCGGATGGCGACGGAACGGTTGCAACAAGACGCCGTCAATGGCGTCGGAAGTCAATTTTCACTTCGGCGCGAGTTCGCCGATCAACAAATCGCCAAAGTTGAGCAACTGTTCGCCGCGTTCGAGGAGACTGAAGATGAGACCGAACTCTCTGATATCAAGAACCGATTGAACTCGACCGAAGTGAACGGCTTTCTTGGCGATGATGAACTAAACTTGCTCCTCGAGGCATCTGAGAACACGCGTAGGACGGTCGAAGACGTCACCGTGACGGCGCTCCAAGAAGTGATGGCCAATCGGATTGAGACGAGCTCGGAGTCGATTGCTGAAGCGAGAGACCGGGCCGAGACACTCGTCGACCAATCACCGCTCTCGCTTGAGTTCAAAGCTATCGCCAACAGTTTAAGCGATCAATTGATCGTACCGAACTACGTGTTCGACTCCGAGGCGACGCGCGAGAAAGAACAGCAAGCGCTCGACGCGGTCGAACCGGTCATTATCCAAGAAGGACAATTGCTCGTCAATCAAGGGGAAGTCGTGACGCGCGAGATTTATCGCAAGCTCGAATTGACCGGTGCGATTGACCCGAACCGTTCGTTCGCCCCATTGTTCGGAGCCTACTTACTGAGCGGACTGTTGACGGTCGGATTTCTGTTCATGCTGATTCGTTCAAAAATTCAACAGTTGTTGCTCCGTCCCAAAATCTTGATTACCGTGTACGGGTTGTTACTGCTTCAGCTCGGTATCTTCTTCGGTGTCGGCTATATCGGCATCGAGTTTACGACGTACGCCTACGTGCTCGCGCCGACAGCGTTCGTCGTGCTCTTGCTTCGCATCCTCGTCGATGAACGGGTCGCGCTCGCTTCAGCCCTCATTACGATGGTTGCCGGGTCGATCGTGGCAAGCTTTGGTCAAAATACGAGTTTCATGACCGTCGTCTATTTCGCGACCGGCAGTTTCTTGGCCGTCTTCCTCGTCGAACCGAAGATTCAGCGGAAACGGCTGTTCTTGTCCGGCGTCTTGCTCGGCATCATTAATATCATCATGGTGCTCGCGCTCTTGTTCTTGCGTAACACGCTAGTGACGTGGGAGATGGTCGCATACTTGTCAGGCTTCGCGATTACGAGTGCCTTGCTGTCAATCGTGCTGACGTTCGGTTTCTTGCCGTTCCTCGAACCTTGGTTTGGCGTCTTGTCTTCAAGTCGCTTGATTGAACTGATGAGCCCGACACATCCGCTGTTACGCAAGTTATTGATGGAGGCACCGGGAACGTATCATCACAGCATGATGGTCGCCAACTTGGCCGAATCGGCGTGTGAGGCGATTGGGGCCGACGGACTGCTCGCCCGGGTCGCAAGTTATTATCACGACCTTGGCAAGACCGAGCGCCCGCTCCACTTCATCGAGAACCAACAGAACGGCATCAACCCGCACGACCGGCTCACGCCGGAAGAATCGGCCGATATCATCATGGCCCATCCGTATGACGGTGCCGATCTATTGCGCCGCTATAAATTACCGAAAGAGATTATCGACATTGCCGAGCAACATCACGGGACGTCGCTGTTGAAGTTCTTTTACGTGAAAGCGAAAGAGACACGAGACGTAAACGAGTCGCGTTTCCGTTACCCAGGACCGAAACCGCAGACGCGCGAGGCGGCAGTCGTCATGATCGTCGATTCGATTGAGGCGGCGGTCCGGTCACAGAAGCAACCGACACCAGAACGGATTCGCCAGCTCGTCAACGCGATCATTCGTGATAAGCTACAAGACGGGCAATTCGAAGACTGCGAATTGACGACGAAAGAAGTATGGCGCGTCGGTGAGAGTGCGTGTGAGACGTTGACCGGCCTGTTCCATGAACGGATCGAGTACCCAGAACTGAAGAAAGAAGGCGAATTACATGCAAATCATTTCGAACGATGA
- the recO gene encoding DNA repair protein RecO, whose product MLQKVTGIVIRTVNYGESNKVVTLFTEELGKVAVMARGAKKPGSRLHSSSQPFVEAVYIFPASRGLGQLKSSDVITSYPEIRKDVERMAYAMYWLELVDRTVEDRVPNRPLYRILNDALQALNAGMDPDVITHHFELRILHLLGVAPVLTGCIRCNDVTDPMYFSVAAGGFLCARHQEEGSARMSERLAKLLYLMSRHELSEFSNVPLTKETRILLRQVFDAYMESYSGLRLKTKRVLDQMQRLYLNDD is encoded by the coding sequence ATGTTGCAGAAGGTCACGGGAATCGTCATTCGGACGGTCAATTACGGGGAGTCGAACAAGGTCGTCACGCTGTTCACCGAAGAGCTCGGAAAAGTCGCCGTCATGGCACGAGGGGCGAAAAAGCCAGGCAGCCGTCTGCATTCGTCGAGTCAGCCGTTCGTCGAGGCGGTATATATTTTTCCGGCGAGCCGTGGTCTCGGTCAACTGAAATCGTCCGATGTGATCACGTCCTACCCGGAAATTCGGAAAGACGTCGAGCGCATGGCGTACGCCATGTATTGGCTCGAGCTCGTTGACCGCACCGTCGAGGACCGCGTCCCGAACCGGCCGCTCTACCGGATTTTAAATGATGCCCTGCAGGCGCTCAACGCGGGAATGGACCCGGATGTGATCACGCACCACTTTGAACTGCGGATTTTACACCTGCTCGGGGTCGCACCGGTCTTGACCGGATGCATCCGTTGCAACGACGTGACCGACCCGATGTACTTTTCGGTGGCGGCCGGCGGTTTCCTTTGCGCCCGGCATCAAGAAGAAGGGTCGGCCCGCATGAGCGAACGTCTGGCGAAACTTCTCTATTTGATGAGCCGGCACGAGCTGTCCGAATTCAGTAACGTCCCGCTCACGAAAGAGACTCGCATACTGCTCAGACAGGTATTCGATGCCTATATGGAATCGTACAGTGGCTTGCGACTGAAGACAAAACGTGTCCTCGACCAAATGCAGCGACTTTACTTGAACGATGATTGA
- a CDS encoding diacylglycerol kinase family protein, with protein MKPFWFAVHGIVHAVRTERNMLIHLLSTLLVGVFAWWLPTTKLENLILFGWVVLVIALELMNTAIERTVDLVTKDIKPLAKQAKDVAAGSVLVAAIGAAITALFIFGPYIIDKLFI; from the coding sequence GTGAAACCGTTTTGGTTCGCCGTACACGGAATCGTGCACGCGGTGCGGACCGAGCGCAACATGCTGATTCATCTCTTGTCGACGCTACTCGTTGGCGTGTTCGCCTGGTGGTTGCCGACGACAAAGCTTGAGAATTTGATATTGTTCGGTTGGGTGGTCCTCGTCATCGCGCTCGAACTGATGAACACAGCGATCGAGCGCACGGTCGACCTCGTCACGAAAGACATCAAACCGTTAGCGAAACAAGCAAAAGACGTCGCTGCCGGGTCGGTTCTCGTTGCGGCCATCGGGGCCGCAATCACGGCGCTCTTCATCTTTGGGCCTTATATAATCGACAAATTATTCATATGA
- a CDS encoding helix-turn-helix transcriptional regulator: MQLNERQQKIVEIVRVNGPITGEQIAQELSLTRATLRPDLAILTMTGILEARPRVGYTFVGKRNSSLLREKLDLLTVGDFMSSAKVVSDEMTVYDAVVTLFLEDVGSLFVVGKDNELVGVLSRKDLLRAAIGNQDLDQLPVNVIMTRMPNITVCEKSETLIRAGMKLIEKQIDAMPVVEEKDGKLIVLGRMTKTNMTKVLIALANDESF; this comes from the coding sequence ATGCAGCTGAATGAACGCCAACAGAAGATCGTTGAGATTGTCAGGGTCAATGGACCGATCACGGGTGAGCAAATCGCGCAAGAGCTGTCGCTCACTCGTGCCACGCTCCGTCCGGATTTGGCCATCTTGACGATGACTGGAATACTAGAAGCCCGGCCACGTGTCGGCTACACGTTCGTTGGCAAACGAAACTCATCCCTGCTTCGGGAAAAACTCGATTTATTGACGGTCGGCGACTTCATGTCGTCCGCGAAAGTCGTCAGTGACGAAATGACGGTGTATGACGCCGTCGTGACCTTATTTTTAGAAGATGTCGGTTCGCTGTTCGTCGTCGGCAAAGACAACGAGCTCGTCGGTGTCTTGTCTCGTAAAGATTTGCTCCGGGCCGCCATCGGGAATCAAGACCTCGATCAATTGCCGGTCAACGTCATCATGACCCGGATGCCGAACATCACGGTGTGCGAGAAGAGTGAGACGTTGATTCGAGCCGGGATGAAGTTGATTGAGAAACAAATTGACGCGATGCCGGTCGTCGAAGAGAAAGACGGCAAGCTGATCGTGCTCGGTCGCATGACGAAGACGAACATGACGAAAGTATTGATCGCACTCGCCAACGATGAGTCGTTCTGA
- a CDS encoding pyruvate, water dikinase regulatory protein, whose amino-acid sequence MSRSEEEFGLTLTQKQLVFVVSDSVGETCELVVRAASIQFHENAIETLRIPFVEDEQTIHDVVTQARAQGAVIAFTLVNEEHRALLVQLGQEHGVKTVDLLGDLLDVLAGQLGESPREKPGLIYRLDEDYFRKIEAMEFAVKYDDGRDPRGLKKADIVLVGVSRTSKTPLSQYLALKRYKVANVPLVPESRPPEELFDLPPDKCVGLIISPDKLISIRMERLKSLGLKPEADYAQLERINRELEYARGIYERIGCEVIDVTNKAVEETAGIILRMLDQSKDD is encoded by the coding sequence ATGAGTCGTTCTGAGGAGGAATTTGGTTTGACATTGACACAAAAACAACTTGTATTTGTCGTGAGCGATTCGGTCGGTGAGACGTGTGAGCTCGTCGTCCGGGCCGCGAGCATCCAATTCCACGAGAATGCGATCGAGACGCTTCGAATTCCGTTCGTGGAAGATGAACAGACGATTCACGATGTCGTGACGCAAGCCCGGGCCCAAGGTGCGGTCATCGCCTTCACACTGGTCAATGAAGAGCATCGGGCTTTGCTCGTCCAACTCGGACAAGAACACGGCGTGAAGACGGTCGACTTGCTCGGAGATTTACTCGACGTGCTCGCCGGTCAACTCGGCGAGAGCCCGCGCGAGAAGCCGGGACTCATCTATCGTCTGGATGAGGATTACTTCCGTAAAATCGAAGCGATGGAATTCGCGGTCAAATACGATGATGGACGTGACCCGCGCGGCTTGAAAAAAGCCGACATCGTCCTCGTCGGCGTATCGCGCACGTCGAAAACGCCGCTCTCTCAGTATTTGGCGCTGAAACGTTACAAGGTCGCCAACGTGCCGCTCGTGCCGGAATCGCGGCCGCCGGAAGAACTGTTCGATTTACCGCCCGACAAGTGTGTCGGGTTGATTATCTCGCCGGATAAGTTGATCTCGATTCGGATGGAACGGTTGAAGTCGCTCGGATTGAAGCCTGAGGCCGATTATGCCCAACTCGAACGCATCAACCGAGAACTCGAATATGCCCGTGGGATATACGAACGAATCGGTTGTGAGGTCATCGACGTGACAAACAAGGCCGTCGAAGAGACGGCGGGCATCATTTTACGCATGCTCGATCAATCAAAAGACGACTGA
- the ybeY gene encoding rRNA maturation RNase YbeY, whose translation MQIISNDEHGLLTDAQVELVESILVHAALEEDVEEPSELSVTFLTNDEIQAINREWRGKDVPTDVISFAFDEMGEEEMDFMLDEEEPRLLGDLLISVERCREQAADYGHSFERELGFLAIHGFLHLLGYDHMTLEEEAEMTARQEQVLAHFELKRGEV comes from the coding sequence ATGCAAATCATTTCGAACGATGAGCACGGATTGTTGACGGATGCTCAAGTAGAACTCGTCGAATCCATCTTGGTGCACGCGGCACTCGAAGAAGATGTCGAAGAACCGAGCGAGCTATCGGTCACTTTTTTGACGAACGACGAGATTCAAGCCATCAACCGGGAATGGCGTGGGAAAGACGTGCCGACCGACGTGATCAGCTTTGCCTTTGACGAGATGGGTGAGGAGGAGATGGACTTCATGCTTGATGAAGAAGAACCACGTCTCCTCGGCGATTTGCTCATCTCGGTCGAACGTTGCCGCGAGCAGGCGGCCGACTATGGCCACTCGTTCGAACGGGAACTCGGTTTTTTGGCCATTCATGGCTTTTTACACCTCCTCGGCTACGACCATATGACGCTTGAGGAAGAGGCGGAGATGACGGCGCGTCAAGAACAAGTGCTGGCTCATTTTGAGCTGAAACGAGGCGAAGTGTGA
- the glyQ gene encoding glycine--tRNA ligase subunit alpha, translated as MTVQEIILTLQNFWASKGCLTMQAYDVEKGAGTMNPMTFLRSLGPEPWNVCYTEPSRRPADGRYGENPNRLYQHHQFQVIMKPSPSNIQELYLESLELIGINPLEHDIRFVEDNWENPTFGAAGLGWEVWLNGMEITQFTYFQQVGGIECDPIAVEITYGLERLASYIQEVESVFDLVWTDGFKYGDIFYQPEFEHSKYTFELSDVDMLFTLFDTYEKEAKRALDENLVFPAYDYILKCSHTFNLLDAKGAISVTERTGFIQRVRNMSRACAAKFIEERERLGFPLLNQQKAGALDA; from the coding sequence ATGACCGTGCAAGAAATTATTTTGACGTTGCAAAACTTCTGGGCGTCGAAAGGCTGTTTGACGATGCAAGCGTATGACGTTGAGAAAGGGGCCGGCACGATGAACCCGATGACGTTCTTACGGAGTCTCGGACCTGAGCCGTGGAACGTTTGCTACACGGAGCCATCACGTCGTCCGGCGGATGGACGGTACGGAGAAAACCCGAACCGTTTGTACCAGCATCACCAGTTCCAAGTCATCATGAAGCCGTCACCGAGCAATATCCAAGAGCTTTACTTAGAAAGTTTAGAATTGATCGGGATCAACCCGCTCGAACATGACATCCGTTTCGTCGAAGATAACTGGGAAAACCCGACGTTCGGCGCGGCCGGTCTCGGCTGGGAAGTATGGTTGAACGGGATGGAGATTACCCAGTTCACGTATTTCCAACAAGTCGGTGGCATCGAGTGCGACCCGATCGCGGTCGAGATCACGTACGGTCTCGAACGTCTCGCGTCATACATCCAAGAAGTCGAGAGCGTATTTGACCTCGTTTGGACAGACGGATTCAAGTATGGCGATATCTTCTATCAACCAGAATTTGAACATTCAAAATATACGTTCGAGCTCTCGGACGTCGATATGCTGTTCACGTTGTTTGATACGTATGAAAAAGAAGCGAAGCGTGCCCTTGATGAGAACCTCGTCTTCCCAGCTTACGACTATATCCTTAAATGTTCGCATACGTTCAACCTTCTCGATGCGAAAGGCGCCATATCGGTGACAGAACGGACCGGTTTCATTCAACGCGTCCGCAACATGTCTCGTGCATGTGCTGCCAAATTTATCGAAGAGCGGGAACGCCTCGGTTTCCCACTTTTGAACCAACAGAAAGCAGGTGCCCTTGATGCGTGA
- the era gene encoding GTPase Era, whose product MYQEDFKSGFVSIIGRPNVGKSTFLNRVIGQKIAIMSDKPQTTRNKVQGVYTADDSQIIFIDTPGIHKPKHRLGDFMMKVATNALREVDAILFMVNVTEPRGAGDEFIIEKLKGLDTPIILVMNKIDLIHPDEIPAVIEQYTNQLDFAAYVPISALQGNNVEPLLKEIKKLLPEGPMYYPADQVTDHPERFIISELIREKVLHKTRDEVPHSIAVAIESIKKRENSEMIDVEAVIMVERDSQKGIVIGKKGAMLREIGTEARHDIEALLGTKVYLNLWVKVQKDWRNKMGQLRDLGFRDDEY is encoded by the coding sequence ATGTATCAAGAAGATTTTAAGTCAGGGTTTGTATCTATTATCGGTCGTCCGAACGTTGGGAAATCGACGTTCTTGAACCGGGTCATCGGTCAAAAAATCGCTATCATGTCAGATAAGCCACAGACGACACGCAACAAGGTCCAAGGTGTCTATACGGCGGATGATTCACAAATCATCTTCATCGACACGCCGGGGATCCATAAACCGAAACACCGTCTCGGCGATTTCATGATGAAAGTTGCGACGAACGCACTCCGTGAAGTCGACGCGATCCTCTTCATGGTCAACGTCACAGAACCGCGCGGAGCGGGGGACGAGTTTATCATCGAGAAGTTGAAAGGCCTCGATACGCCAATCATTCTCGTTATGAATAAAATCGATTTGATCCATCCGGACGAGATTCCGGCCGTGATCGAGCAGTATACGAACCAGCTTGATTTCGCGGCGTACGTCCCGATTTCGGCGCTCCAAGGCAATAACGTCGAGCCGCTCCTTAAAGAAATCAAAAAGTTGCTCCCGGAAGGTCCGATGTATTATCCGGCCGACCAAGTGACCGACCACCCGGAACGATTCATCATCTCTGAATTGATTCGAGAAAAAGTGCTCCATAAGACGCGCGACGAAGTCCCGCACTCGATCGCCGTCGCCATCGAGTCGATCAAGAAACGAGAAAACTCGGAAATGATCGATGTCGAGGCCGTGATCATGGTCGAACGTGATTCACAAAAAGGAATCGTCATCGGCAAAAAAGGTGCAATGCTCCGCGAAATCGGAACAGAGGCACGTCACGACATCGAAGCGCTCCTCGGAACGAAAGTATATTTGAACCTATGGGTGAAAGTGCAAAAAGATTGGCGTAACAAGATGGGTCAACTCCGCGACCTCGGTTTCCGCGACGACGAGTATTAA
- the glyS gene encoding glycine--tRNA ligase subunit beta: MRDLLLEIGLEELPAQYVLRSEKQLAERVTTFLTDARIQFGAITVYSTPRRLAVLVKDVEEKQQDLTETLRGPAKKIAQDAEGNWSKAAAGFARGRGLSVDDLYFAEEKGVEYVFADRHETGQATSTLLPALEDVVRGMTFPKNMKWGTSSLRYMRPIRWLVALFGAEQIDFEIEGVKTGNVTRGHRFLSKGDVTIAEPALYAETLEREFVVASYEDRKARIEGQIAELASEQGWTVQLDASLLEEVTNLVEWPTALFGEFDASYLDLPEEVLITTMKEHQRYFPVYVGETLQHYFVTVRNGNADHLQNVAKGNEKVIRARLADAVFFYEEDQKTKIDEQLVRLDRIVFHEKLGTTGDKVRRVEQLAGTLAPLFDADAAKVARAGAIHKFDLVSQMVYEFTELQGVMGEKYALQQGEDEEVAAAIREHYMPRFAGDASPSTPTGAVLALADKLDSIAAFFGIGMIPSGSQDPFALRRQAQGVVQILADWKIALPLDKLLSQVVDSQLQAGLYDADKEQVKAQLKDFFMLRLKYRLQERQVRYDVIDAVLTTELAINRLDARADAVQSMLANDAKLLIEQLTRVVNIAKKGEAGTVDPTLFENTEENELHAAIETTLPETEQAVEVGDYHQAITSLRALEQPISAYFENTMVMSDVEAIRENRLREMKRLATTIESVADFSALVL; the protein is encoded by the coding sequence ATGCGTGACCTTTTATTAGAAATCGGACTTGAAGAATTACCAGCGCAGTACGTCCTCCGTTCGGAGAAACAATTGGCGGAACGCGTAACTACGTTCTTGACGGACGCCCGTATCCAGTTCGGTGCGATCACTGTCTACTCGACACCGCGTCGTCTCGCCGTCCTTGTCAAAGATGTCGAAGAGAAGCAACAAGACTTGACGGAGACGCTTCGCGGACCAGCGAAAAAAATCGCCCAAGACGCTGAAGGAAACTGGTCGAAAGCGGCCGCTGGCTTTGCCCGTGGTCGCGGCCTCTCGGTCGACGACTTGTACTTCGCGGAAGAGAAAGGTGTTGAGTACGTGTTCGCCGACCGTCATGAGACGGGACAAGCGACGAGCACGTTGCTGCCGGCACTCGAAGACGTCGTCCGTGGGATGACGTTCCCGAAAAACATGAAGTGGGGCACGAGCAGTCTGCGCTATATGCGTCCGATTCGCTGGCTCGTTGCCTTGTTCGGTGCCGAACAAATCGACTTCGAGATTGAAGGCGTGAAGACGGGGAACGTGACACGTGGTCACCGTTTCTTGAGCAAGGGGGACGTCACGATCGCCGAACCAGCCCTCTACGCCGAGACGCTCGAACGCGAATTCGTCGTCGCCTCATATGAAGACCGGAAGGCCCGCATCGAAGGTCAGATCGCGGAATTGGCTTCCGAACAAGGGTGGACGGTCCAGCTCGACGCGTCATTGCTTGAAGAAGTGACAAACCTCGTCGAATGGCCGACAGCACTATTCGGGGAATTCGATGCGAGTTACCTCGATCTTCCGGAAGAAGTATTGATCACGACGATGAAAGAGCACCAACGTTACTTCCCGGTCTACGTCGGAGAGACGCTCCAACATTACTTCGTGACGGTACGTAACGGGAATGCGGACCATCTTCAAAACGTGGCCAAAGGGAACGAGAAGGTCATTCGAGCCCGCTTGGCAGATGCCGTCTTCTTCTATGAGGAAGACCAAAAGACGAAGATTGATGAGCAACTCGTCCGTCTCGACCGCATCGTCTTCCACGAGAAATTAGGAACGACTGGGGACAAGGTCCGTCGTGTGGAACAACTCGCGGGAACGCTGGCACCATTGTTTGATGCCGATGCGGCGAAAGTTGCCCGGGCCGGGGCTATCCATAAGTTCGACCTCGTCAGCCAAATGGTATACGAGTTCACAGAACTCCAAGGAGTGATGGGCGAGAAATATGCGCTCCAACAAGGTGAGGATGAAGAAGTCGCCGCGGCCATCCGTGAGCACTATATGCCACGTTTTGCCGGTGACGCGTCACCGTCGACGCCGACGGGTGCGGTGCTCGCACTGGCCGATAAATTGGATTCGATCGCTGCATTCTTCGGAATCGGTATGATTCCGAGCGGCTCGCAAGACCCGTTCGCGCTTCGTCGCCAAGCCCAAGGGGTCGTCCAAATTTTGGCGGACTGGAAGATTGCATTACCACTCGACAAATTACTTTCACAAGTTGTCGATTCACAACTTCAGGCAGGACTTTATGATGCCGATAAAGAACAAGTCAAGGCGCAACTAAAAGACTTCTTCATGCTTCGCCTGAAGTATCGTCTTCAAGAGCGACAAGTCCGTTATGACGTCATCGACGCCGTGTTGACGACAGAACTCGCCATCAACCGGCTCGATGCCCGGGCGGACGCGGTTCAATCCATGCTCGCGAACGATGCGAAACTACTCATTGAGCAATTGACGCGTGTCGTCAATATCGCCAAGAAAGGCGAGGCCGGAACTGTCGATCCGACATTGTTCGAAAACACAGAAGAGAACGAGCTCCATGCCGCCATCGAAACGACGTTGCCGGAGACGGAGCAGGCAGTCGAGGTTGGGGATTATCATCAAGCGATCACGTCATTGCGTGCACTTGAACAACCGATTAGCGCCTATTTTGAAAATACAATGGTCATGAGCGACGTTGAAGCGATTCGCGAGAACCGTCTGCGCGAGATGAAACGACTCGCCACGACAATCGAGAGCGTCGCCGACTTTAGCGCGCTCGTACTCTGA